From a single Sorghum bicolor cultivar BTx623 chromosome 5, Sorghum_bicolor_NCBIv3, whole genome shotgun sequence genomic region:
- the LOC8060025 gene encoding putative disease resistance RPP13-like protein 2 has translation MLLILPIRRWICLPRILGCSLPAAAQMSLPAGQRCQPQGAFPAPEQIGPVVQIFSSSLGAMVSLLAKLRSLLVSAEDHLPEPLKSQKDKLEIIRQDLEAINTFLVNLSWVEAPNMMVKHWMNEVRDLSYDIEDYIDNCREEPCSDSEVEELSTLVKQAKDAHERHNRYDLGRWASNPRFVVDGGEQGLVPRLNGDATDLVGISDSKAELIKRLNIDAEQRLVLSIQGPPGVGKTTLAKQVYCEIEGRFECGAFVRASKMPDTRRLLSSIISQIQPRDERPPHGLPVQELIDSLRKHLQQKRYLIVIDGLWETTSWDIVSSAFPDDTHCSRILITTNIEEVALECCDYESDAIFKMETLGGNHSTELFFNRVFGFKHECSKQLKECSEEIIRTCGGLPLAIISIASILAIQPDNLELWRHVKEALFSRLRYNLTSEVKLREIVSLSYNSLPCHLKTCLLYLSMYPEGYTFFKADLVKQWSAEGFIIPGEEKNCDEVAECYFDELTCRGLIQPNHTNISDEVTLYTLHSTVFEVIRSMSIEENFSTVIDYSNTISELSVKIRRLSLRFSSAKYATKPETIKLSPVRSLMFYGLVECLPSIMEFEVLRVLILDVWGDHDQELDLSGIGRLFQLRYMRITSNIIVKLPARVIGLQFLQTMEIYAKVTSVPSDIIHLPRLVHLCVRGEINLSKDIGHMGSLRTFQSFDLSSNSEDNIRQLGEMTDLRDLHVISPTEVSDPLKGKLIAFVSSLEKLGNLKSIIFELAPATSCTSIDLDCSWSISSLSVFLQRLELLPPICIFSRLPVWIGQLRKLCILKIVLRELTTGDVDSIAKLQELTILSLYVRQPTAEQIVFHRANYNENAILSDCIL, from the exons ATGCTTTTGATTCTTCCCATCAGAAGATGGATATGTTTGCCTCGCATCCTGGGATGCAGCTTGCCGGCAGCAGCGCAGATGTCCTTGCCGGCCGGCCAGCGCTGCCAGCCGCAGGGAGCCTTCCCTGCGCCCGAGCAAATAGGCCCGGTGGTTCAGATCTTCAGTTCTTCTCTGGGCGCCATGGTCTCCCTTCTTGCCAAGCTCCGTTCCTTGCTGGTCTCTGCAGAGGATCACCTGCCAGAGCCGTTGAAGTCACAGAAGGACAAGCTCGAGATCATCAGACAAGATCTCGAAGCAATAAACACCTTCCTCGTGAATCTGTCATGGGTGGAAGCTCCCAACATGATGGTGAAGCACTGGATGAACGAGGTGCGTGATCTGTCCTACGATATTGAGGATTATATTGACAATTGTAGGGAAGAGCCTTGTTCTGATTCAGAGGTGGAGGAGTTAAGCACTCTCGTGAAGCAGGCCAAGGACGCCCACGAACGCCACAACAGGTATGATCTTGGGCGTTGGGCATCAAATCCTAGATTTGTGGTCGATGGTGGCGAGCAGGGCTTGGTACCAAGGCTCAACGGGGACGCCACAGACCTTGTTGGTATCAGTGATTCTAAGGCTGAACTTATCAAGCGGCTTAACATTGACGCCGAACAGAGGCTAGTATTGTCCATACAAGGACCTCCAGGTGTTGGTAAGACTACGCTTGCCAAACAAGTGTACTGTGAAATTGAAGGACGGTTCGAGTGTGGAGCTTTTGTTCGGGCCTCAAAGATGCCTGATACAAGGAGGCTTCTCAGTAGCATAATCTCCCAAATCCAGCCACGGGATGAAAGACCCCCTCATGGTCTACCCGTGCAAGAGCTCATTGACAGCCTAAGAAAACATCTCCAACAGAAGAG GTATCTGATTGTAATTGATGGTTTGTGGGAAACAACATCATGGGATATTGTTAGTAGCGCATTCCCTGATGACACTCATTGTAGCAGAATATTAATAACTACAAATATCGAAGAAGTAGCTTTGGAGTGCTGTGATtatgaatctgatgctatttttAAGATGGAGACACTTGGTGGAAATCACTCCACAGAATTGTTCTTCAATAGAGTGTTTGGATTTAAGCATGAGTGCTCTAAACAATTGAAGGAATGCTCTGAGGAAATTATAAGAACATGCGGTGGTCTGCCACTCGCGATCATTAGCATAGCTAGCATTTTAGCAATCCAACCAGATAACTTAGAGCTGTGGCGCCATGTGAAAGAAGCATTATTTTCGAGATTGAGATATAATCTTACTTCTGAAGTCAAGCTGAGAGAAATAGTAAGTCTGAGCTACAATAGTCTTCCTTGCCATTTGAAGACGTGCCTACTATATCTTAGTATGTATCCTGAGGGTTATACATTCTTCAAGGCTGACTTGGTGAAACAATGGAGTGCCGAAGGTTTTATAATTCCTGGTGAAGAGAAAAATTGTGATGAAGTTGCAGAATGCTATTTTGATGAGCTTACCTGCAGGGGCCTGATACAACCCAATCATACCAATATCTCAGATGAGGTGACTTTGTATACACTGCACTCCACTGTATTTGAAGTTATTAGGAGCATGTCCATAGAAGAGAACTTCAGCACTGTGATAGACTACTCCAATACCATCTCAGAGCTTTCTGTAAAGATTCGACGACTATCTCTCAGATTCAGTAGTGCCAAATATGCAACAAAACCAGAAACCATTAAACTATCCCCTGTGCGGTCACTTATGTTTTATGGACTTGTTGAGTGCCTCCCTTCAATTATGGAGTTTGAGGTACTTCGAGTTCTTATTCTTGATGTTTGGGGTGACCATGACCAAGAATTAGACCTCAGTGGCATCGGCAGACTGTTTCAGCTGAGGTACATGCGGATTACATCTAACATCATTGTCAAACTACCAGCAAGGGTGATTGGACTACAATTTTTGCAGACAATGGAAATTTATGCAAAAGTAACTTCTGTTCCATCAGATATTATTCATCTCCCGAGATTGGTGCACCTCTGTGTACGTGGTGAGATAAATCTGTCCAAAGATATTGGCCACATGGGATCTCTACGCACATTTCAATCTTTTGACCTCAGCAGTAACTCTGAAGATAATATACGGCAACTTGGTGAGATGACAGACCTTCGTGATCTTCATGTCATCAGTCCTACAGAAGTGTCTGACCCTCTGAAGGGAAAGTTGATAGCATTCGTTTCTTCCCTTGAGAAACTTGGCAATCTAAAATCTATAATTTTTGAACTTGCACCTGCTACTTCATGCACAAGCATTGACTTGGATTGCTCATGGAGCATATCTTCTCTGTCCGTCTTCCTTCAGAGACTAGAGCTGTTACCGCCCATTTGCATCTTTTCAAGGCTCCCTGTTTGGATTGGACAGCTCCGGAAGCTATGCATTTTGAAAATTGTTCTTAGGGAATTGACGACAGGTGATGTTGACAGCATCGCCAAATTACAGGAACTCACCATTCTCTCTCTGTACGTCAGGCAACCAACTGCAGAACAGATTGTCTTCCATCGTGCAAATTACAATGAGAATGCTATACTTTCAGATTGTATACTTTAA
- the LOC110435403 gene encoding mitogen-activated protein kinase kinase 5-like, whose translation MKHIILMYWVYMLHNLCRWHKKSELDEVAAVVEEVSPSAQHQEAPAPPVSRFPQAQPQPLAQQPLVPSPLGLSRYESQKWRDWNTFLQYLQNHRPPLKLACCTGAHVIEFLRYLDQFGKTRVHLEGCDYFGQPNPPVPCACPLRQAWGSLDALIGRLRAGYEEFGGRPESNPFMAKDVRIYLRDVREAQAKASGISYVKKKPKHGSTAASPVAPPPVVTAETAGTMSGAAGEVDDDDEPSSSVGELRQRQRKVATSAGGIPAPAAAARAAQQPPTHAELERVRCVGSGAGGTVWMVRHRGTGQLYALKVLKGNHNYDVRRQIAREIAILRTADHPAVVRCHGMYEHGGELQILLEYMDGGSLNGHHIATEPLLADVARQVLSGIAYLHRRHIVHCGIKPSNLLIDSARHVKIAEFGVGHILKQTMEPSNSSVGTIAYMSPEQINTNLSDGSYAGDVWSFGLSILELYLGRFPFGENENLSKQGDLANLMCAICFSYPPEPPRTASPEFRGFISCCLKKNPAKRLTAAQLLQHPFVASTQPQPQLLAAPPLP comes from the coding sequence ATGAAACATATAATATTAATGTATTGGGTATATATGTTACACAATCTCTGCAGGTGGCATAAAAAAAGTGAGCTAGACGAGGTAGCTGCAGTTGTTGAAGAAGTGTCACCGTCGGCCCAGCATCAGGAAGCTCCAGCACCGCCAGTGTCGAGGTTTCCCCAGGCCCAGCCGCAGCCACTGGCGCAGCAGCCTCTGGTGCCGTCTCCGTTGGGGCTCAGCCGGTACGAGTCACAGAAGTGGCGTGACTGGAACACGTTTCTGCAATATCTGCAGAACCACAGGCCGCCGCTGAAACTGGCATGCTGCACCGGCGCGCACGTCATCGAGTTCCTCCGCTACCTCGACCAGTTCGGCAAGACCAGGGTGCACCTTGAGGGCTGTGACTACTTTGGCCAGCCCAACCCACCGGTGCCCTGCGCGTGCCCGCTGCGCCAGGCCTGGGGATCGCTCGATGCACTCATCGGCCGCCTCCGCGCCGGATACGAGGAGTTCGGCGGCCGCCCCGAGTCTAACCCGTTCATGGCCAAAGATGTGCGCATCTACCTCCGCGACGTGCGGGAGGCGCAGGCAAAGGCAAGCGGCATCTCCTACGTGAAGAAGAAGCCCAAGCACGGGAGCACGGCAGCGTCTCCGGTCGCGCCGCCTCCTGTTGTAACTGCAGAGACCGCGGGGACGATGTCAGGAGCCGCCGGTgaggtggacgacgacgacgaaccATCGTCGTCTGTAGGTGAATTGAGGCAGCGCCAGCGCAAGGTCGCCACTTCCGCTGGGGGCATCCCCGCTCCCGctgccgccgcgcgcgcggcaCAGCAGCCACCCACGCACGCGGAGCTGGAGCGTGTGCGCTGCGTCGGCAGCGGCGCCGGTGGGACGGTGTGGATGGTGCGGCACCGTGGCACGGGGCAGCTCTACGCGCTCAAGGTGCTCAAAGGGAACCACAACTACGACGTGCGGCGCCAAATCGCGCGTGAGATCGCCATCCTCCGCACCGCCGACCACCCGGCCGTGGTGCGCTGCCACGGCATGTACGAGCACGGCGGGGAGCTGCAGATCCTTCTCGAGTACATGGACGGCGGCTCCCTCAACGGCCACCACATCGCCACCGAGCCGTTACTCGCCGACGTCGCGCGGCAGGTCCTGTCTGGGATCGCCTACCTCCACCGCCGCCACATCGTGCACTGCGGCATCAAGCCCTCCAACCTCCTCATCGACTCGGCGCGCCACGTCAAGATCGCCGAGTTTGGCGTCGGGCACATCCTCAAACAGACCATGGAGCCCTCCAACTCTTCCGTTGGCACCATCGCCTACATGAGCCCCGAGCAGATCAACACAAACCTTAGCGATGGCAGCTACGCCGGCGACGTCTGGAGCTTCGGCCTCAGCATTCTCGAGTTGTACCTGGGCAGGTTCCCCTTCGGGGAGAACGAGAACCTCAGCAAGCAGGGGGACTTGGCCAACCTCATGTGCGCCATCTGCTTCTCCTATCCGCCTGAGCCACCGCGCACCGCCTCGCCCGAGTTCAGGGGATTCATTAGCTGCTGCCTGAAGAAGAACCCGGCCAAGCGGCTGACGGCCGCGCAGCTACTGCAGCACCCTTTTGTCGCAAGcacgcagccgcagccgcagctcCTTGCTGCTCCTCCCCTGCCATGA